The Dioscorea cayenensis subsp. rotundata cultivar TDr96_F1 chromosome 7, TDr96_F1_v2_PseudoChromosome.rev07_lg8_w22 25.fasta, whole genome shotgun sequence genome includes a region encoding these proteins:
- the LOC120264257 gene encoding ATP synthase subunit gamma, mitochondrial: protein MAMAALRREGRRFLLSSNPSPVVARSAIFSEESSAALGVRGVSTQVVRNRMKSVRNIQKITKAMKMVAASKLRAVQVRTENSRGLWQPFTALLGDAPSVDVKKNVIITISSDKGLCGGINSTSVKISKSLFKVTSGPEKETKYVVLGEKGKVQLMRDSKNHIEMTISELQKNPLNFTQVSVLADDILKNVEYDALRIVYNKFQSVVQFLPTINTILSPEIVERESEAGGKLGDLDSYEIEGGETKAEILQNLAEFQFSCVLFNAALENACSELGARMSAMDSSSRNAGEMLDRLTLTYNRTRQASITTELIEIISGASALEG, encoded by the exons ATGGCGATGGCTGCGCTGCGACGGGAGGGGAGGCGCTTCCTCCTCTCCTCCAATCCTTCCCCAGTTGTGGCTCGATCCGCGATCTTTTCTGA AGAATCAAGTGCCGCCCTGGGTGTTCGGGGAGTTTCAACTCAAGTTG TGAGAAATCGGATGAAGAGTGTTAGGAACATCCAGAAAATTACAAAAGCTATGAAGATGGTTGCAGCATCGAAGCTGAGGGCAGTGCAAGTCAGGACTGAAAACTCTCGTGGCCTTTGGCAGCCATTTACTGCACTCCTTGGGGATGCCCCGA GTGTTGATGTGAAGAAGAATGTTATTATTACGATTTCCTCTGACAAAGGTCTTTGTGGAGGCATCAATTCAACGTCTGTCAAGATCAGCAAATCTCTTTTCAAAGTGACCTCTG GCCCTGAGAAGGAAACAAAGTATGTTGTTTTGGGGGAGAAGGGTAAGGTTCAGCTGATGCGTGACTCAAAGAATCATATTGAGATGACCATATCTGAGTTGCAGAAGAATCCTCTTAATTTTACTCAG GTTTCAGTTCTTGCGGATGATATCTTGAAGAATGTCGAATATGATGCTTTGAGGATTGTATATAACAAGTTCCAGTCAGTCGTCCAATTCCTGCCCACTATTAACACAATATTGTCTCCTGAG attgtCGAGAGAGAGTCTGAAGCTGGTGGCAAGCTTGGTGATTTGGATTCATATGAAATTGAAGGGGGTGAAACCAAAGCTGAAATTCTTCAGAATCTTGCAGAGTTCCAATTTTCTTGT GTTCTGTTTAATGCAGCGCTGGAAAATGCATGCAGTGAATTAGGAGCGAGGATGTCGGCTATGGACAGTTCCAGCAGAAATGCCGGTGAAATGCTTGATCGCCTTACACTCACTTACAACAG GACTCGCCAAGCATCGATCACGACAGAGCTGATTGAGATTATATCAGGAGCATCAGCTCTCGAGGGCTAG
- the LOC120265007 gene encoding uncharacterized protein LOC120265007, whose translation MVSVPNAELFTIRIGYINDGVQRLAGYVDYCCADQISRLELISMAMEFDLPIEGCSIWWVDSGGENNMLKEISTDLDALRMAECVTSTREVHVYFKIANSEFDLGSDSVNASKGKMSMLKNRIFSLDSDGEATETFENPRAIIDVNVQPSRVGSDVGLDSNCATSDELHSCSSADEDELGNSNPRYPEFNEHCDMRSPDFKIGMKFGSFNQFKEPVRSYEIKNRYEMNFNPNDKKRCRAYCMKGCPFYLWASLMIKDGSTVEIKSGNLNHECSRDHTNRHVNDKWIARVYLEQFSADPTWKIQGIIQAVKTNQEIDISRLKAYRAKSIALRIIDGDDKTQIYKLLDYRLELLRTHPGSTIKFKCHARVFQAMYVCLAPLKEGFLTGCRQIIGVDGCFLKGIYGGQLLTAVGIDANDCIYPIAWAIVNKENKENWKWFMELLTEDLQITNSFHWSFMSDRQKDALYSMLIMCSVYSIDGCETYMFFFIDDP comes from the exons ATGGTTTCAG TACCCAATGCTGAACTGTTTACAATAAGAATCGGTTACATCAATGATGGGGTACAAAGATTAGCGGGCTACGTGGATTACTGTTGTGCTGATCAGATTTCAAGGTTAGAGTTGATAAGTATGGCTATGGAGTTTGACTTACCTATTGAGGGTTGTAGTATTTGGTGGGTTGACAGTGGTGGTGAAAACAATATGCTAAAAGAAATTAGTACTGACTTAGATGCTTTAAGAATGGCCGAGTGTGTAACTTCTACCAGGGAGGTGCATGTATATTTCAAGATTGCCAATTCAGAGTTTGATCTAGGTTCAGACAGTGTTAATGCTAGCAAGGGAAAAATGTCCATGCTGAAGAACAGGAT CTTTAGTCTTGATTCTGATGGAGAAGCCACAGAAACCTTTGAAAATCCTAGGGCTATTATAGATGTGAATGTACAACCTAGCAGAGTTGGCAGTGATGTTGGTTTGGACTCAAATTGTGCAACATCTGATGAGTTACACTCTTGTTCCTCAGCTGATGAGGATGAACTTGGCAATAGTAATCCTAGATACCCTGAATTTAATGAACATTGTGACATGAGGAGCCCTGATTTTAAGATTGGTATGAAGTTTGGTAGCTTCAACCAATTCAAAGAGCCAGTAAGGAGTTACGAGATTAAAAATAGGTATGAGATGAATTTCAatccaaatgataaaaaaagatgCAGAGCATATTGCATGAAAGGTTGTCCTTTCTATCTTTGGGCTTCACTCATGATCAAAGATGGTAGCACAGTGGAGATAAAAAGTGGGAATTTAAATCATGAGTGCAGTAGGGATCACACCAATAGGCATGTAAATGATAAGTGGATAGCACGAGTTTATTTGGAGCAATTCAGTGCAGATCCTACCTGGAAGATTCAAGGCATTATTCAGGCAGTAAAGACCAATCAAGAAATTGACATTAGCAGGCTGAAGGCATATAGAGCTAAGTCTATTGCACTTAG GATTATAGATGGTGATGACAAGACTCAAATTTATAAGTTACTTGACTATAGATTGGAGTTGTTGAGGACCCACCCAGGCTCGACcatcaaattcaaatgtcatgCAAGGGTGTTCCAAGCAATGTATGTTTGCTTGGCACCGCTCAAAGAAGGGTTTCTTACGGGTTGCAGGCAAATCATTGGAGTTGATGGTTGTTTTCTGAAAGGCATTTATGGGGGCCAGCTATTAACTGCAGtggggatagatgcaaatgactgCATCTACCCCATTGCATGGGCAATCgtcaataaagaaaataaagagaattGGAAGTGGTTTATGGAGCTTTTGACCGAAGATTTGCAAATCACAAATAGCTTCCACTGGTCGTTCATGAGTGACAGGCAAAAG GATGCATTGTATAGTATGCTTATCATGTGTTCTGTTTATTCAATTGATGGATGTGAAACTtacatgttcttttttattgatGACCCATGA
- the LOC120265942 gene encoding uncharacterized protein At4g15545 isoform X2, producing MAGSQGHGFGLSDDVLAVLPSDPFEQLDIARKITSIALATRVSKLEAESSRLRQWLAERDDLIAELRAQVETLDASASQISQQFEIAQQEKESLINENASLSNTVKKLSRDVSKLEMFRKTLMQSLQEEDSTVGVPRVISPQTPDTSSYSTGLLHGVSKDSILRSVSLASHSSTPSRTPPHSPPRLSSTRSPARLSNPVSPRRHSISFSSSRNTFDERSSIYSSLPSSTHSSMTSPFDTEPQTGRTRVDGKEFFRQVRSRLSYEQFSAFLANVKELNSHKQTREETLQKADEIFGSDNKDLYAIFESLISRNLH from the exons ATGGCGGGTTCTCAGGGCCATGGCTTCGGTCTCTCCGACGACGTGCTCGCCGTGCTCCCCTCCGATCCCTTCGAGCAGCTCGACATCGCCCGCAAGATCACCTCCATCGCCCTCGCCACCCGTGTCTCCAAGCTCGAGGCCGAGTCCTCTCGCCTCCGCCAATGGCTCGCCGAAAGGGACGACCTCATCGCCGAGCTCCGCGCCCAGGTCGAGACCCTTGACGCCTCTGCCTCCCAAATATCTCAGCAGTTCGAGATTGCCCAGCAGGAGAAG GAGAGTCTCATCAACGAGAATGCTTCGCTGTCGAATACTGTCAAGAAGCTCAGCCGCGATGTTTCAAAG TTGGAGATGTTCAGAAAGACCCTTATGCAGTCACTTCAGGAGGAGGATAGTACA GTAGGAGTTCCCAGAGTGATTTCACCACAAACACCAGATACTTCAAGTTACTCAACAGGATTACTTCATGGAG TCTCTAAGGACAGCATACTACGGAGTGTCTCCTTAGCATCCCATAGTAGTACTCCAAGTCGAACTCCTCCTCATTCTCCCCCAAGGCTTTCTTCAACGAGATCACCTGCAAGATTATCTAATCCTGTGTCTCCTCGGcgacattctatttctttttcaagTTCGAGGAACACGTTTGATGAAAGGTCATCCATTTATTCTTCATTGCCATCAAGCACCCACAGCTCGATGACCTCTCCTTTCGACACCGAGCCTCAAACAG GAAGAACCCGAGTTGATGGAAAAGAGTTCTTTCGCCAAGTCCG GAGCCGTTTATCTTACGAGCAATTCAGTGCATTCCTAGCTAATGTTAAAGAATtgaactcgcacaaacaaacaCGAGAG GAAACACTTCAAAAAGCCGATGAGATTTTTGGCTCTGATAACAAAGATCTTTATGCCATATTTGAAAGTCTGATCTCCCGAAACCTTCACTGA
- the LOC120265942 gene encoding uncharacterized protein At4g15545 isoform X1: protein MAGSQGHGFGLSDDVLAVLPSDPFEQLDIARKITSIALATRVSKLEAESSRLRQWLAERDDLIAELRAQVETLDASASQISQQFEIAQQEKESLINENASLSNTVKKLSRDVSKLEMFRKTLMQSLQEEDSTVGVPRVISPQTPDTSSYSTGLLHGEEETAMSALKSPSAKSHISESGSSFSENNVSKDSILRSVSLASHSSTPSRTPPHSPPRLSSTRSPARLSNPVSPRRHSISFSSSRNTFDERSSIYSSLPSSTHSSMTSPFDTEPQTGRTRVDGKEFFRQVRSRLSYEQFSAFLANVKELNSHKQTREETLQKADEIFGSDNKDLYAIFESLISRNLH, encoded by the exons ATGGCGGGTTCTCAGGGCCATGGCTTCGGTCTCTCCGACGACGTGCTCGCCGTGCTCCCCTCCGATCCCTTCGAGCAGCTCGACATCGCCCGCAAGATCACCTCCATCGCCCTCGCCACCCGTGTCTCCAAGCTCGAGGCCGAGTCCTCTCGCCTCCGCCAATGGCTCGCCGAAAGGGACGACCTCATCGCCGAGCTCCGCGCCCAGGTCGAGACCCTTGACGCCTCTGCCTCCCAAATATCTCAGCAGTTCGAGATTGCCCAGCAGGAGAAG GAGAGTCTCATCAACGAGAATGCTTCGCTGTCGAATACTGTCAAGAAGCTCAGCCGCGATGTTTCAAAG TTGGAGATGTTCAGAAAGACCCTTATGCAGTCACTTCAGGAGGAGGATAGTACA GTAGGAGTTCCCAGAGTGATTTCACCACAAACACCAGATACTTCAAGTTACTCAACAGGATTACTTCATGGAG AAGAGGAAACTGCTATGTCAGCTTTAAAATCGCCTTCTGCAAAGTCTCATATCTCAGAATCAGGAAGCTCGTTTTCTGAGAATAATG TCTCTAAGGACAGCATACTACGGAGTGTCTCCTTAGCATCCCATAGTAGTACTCCAAGTCGAACTCCTCCTCATTCTCCCCCAAGGCTTTCTTCAACGAGATCACCTGCAAGATTATCTAATCCTGTGTCTCCTCGGcgacattctatttctttttcaagTTCGAGGAACACGTTTGATGAAAGGTCATCCATTTATTCTTCATTGCCATCAAGCACCCACAGCTCGATGACCTCTCCTTTCGACACCGAGCCTCAAACAG GAAGAACCCGAGTTGATGGAAAAGAGTTCTTTCGCCAAGTCCG GAGCCGTTTATCTTACGAGCAATTCAGTGCATTCCTAGCTAATGTTAAAGAATtgaactcgcacaaacaaacaCGAGAG GAAACACTTCAAAAAGCCGATGAGATTTTTGGCTCTGATAACAAAGATCTTTATGCCATATTTGAAAGTCTGATCTCCCGAAACCTTCACTGA